The genome window GGGAACACtactcccttttctctcttcagttctCTGTCGGTAGTTGCCTGAGTCCTTTGTAAGTCCCTCCATGTGGTCCCCATGCATAGAGAATGGGAGCTGTGGGGTTCCCTTCCTACCTGCCACCTCTTTTTAGGACTGTCCTTGTCCGAAGCCAAGAAGCTCAGTTCCTACTTCCACTTCAGGGAGCCTGTGGAGCTGAAGAACAAGACCTTGCTTGAGAAGGCAGACTTAGACCCGTCCCTGGACTTCCTGGACTCCTTGGAGCATGACATCCCCAAAGGTAATAGTCTATTACTTTGAGGACATTGGATCTGCCCCCAGGTCAGAGCAGTGGGCCATGCCACCTGCCATTCTCCTCTGAGAGTAGAACCAAGGTGGGAATTGATGGTTCACCATGGGCCCTTGAAGGTGGGGCTTCCCCAGGGTCCAATACGAGGCTCGGCTCACAGTAAAcagtcagtaaatgtttgtggacAAAAGGAAGGACTGTCTTCCACATGCTTCGACGGAGAGGAGTCTCTCAGTGTCTCTTCTGATTTTCATATCAATCTTGAATGGAGGCAGGCTGGGACTCTTCCCCCAAATATCTCTGAAAACATCCCTGAAAATACTATCCATGCATCCATCTCGACTGTTACTTTGGGCTTAGATCTAGTGCTTGccacatagttggtgctcagtaagtgGGTGCTGATTGACTAGCAAACCGCTTGCTAAGGAAATGAGCTCTATACATTTGCTTCCTGCTGGCTGTGGGActtttatatcttaaaatatagaGCTTCACAGGCCTTCTTATGCTTCAGGGCCCACCTGGCGCAGGCACACATCCAGCAGTTGGTGGTGGGGTCACAGGGACCCCATTTCCTTCCCCAGTAGAGAAGAGCGTGTCCTGGGAAGATGCTCTTGCTTGGATGTTATATCGCAGGACAGGTGCCCACGCCCTGGGCAATCGGGGGCAGACCCAAGGCATTGACTCAGcacccctgcctctctccctccccatgtTTGGAGTTTCTGAGAACTAGAGGGCTCTGTGGTTGTTGATGGCAAGGACAGTGATGATCGTAACTCATAAAAGCAGTGACACtgcttagtatgtgccaggcactgtattcaGCCCTTTCCACGCCTCATCTCATTTTAATCTTCACAGCCAACCTAAGAGGTAGatagtattattatcctcattttacagatgaagaaacagaggctcagagagctaaACCCAAGAACACAGTAAGTGTTAGGGCATTCGACCCCAGGGCTCTGGCATTACCTGTGGTGTCAAGTAGATGGTTTCCTTTTCAGGGGACAACGGAACAGCAGGACAAGTCATCCCCACCACTAGCGGAAACCCTTCTGAGGAGCAATGAGCCGTCCAGTTGGGTTAGAACtcaggagaggggtgggagggcagtAATGGTAAAGGCAAGGCCTCTGGAATGAGACAGCCGGGGCCGAAATCCTGcatctgccacttgctagctgtgtggccttgggcaagtccctcaATTTccttgtgcctcaatttcctcatttctaaaaggGGAATAATGGTATTTTTCTACCTCATTTGGTTGttatattaaatgagttaacatatacAAAATGCTTCtaacagtgcctaacacatagtaagGACTGAAATAAAAACGAACAATTACTATTATGTTTAGTGGCAAAAAGGCCTTAGGGGTGGATGGGCAGGCCCAGGAGAGCCTAGAGGGCCAAGAGTAGGAAGCCGAGACCACGGCAGTAGGAGCTTCTGGTGGCTTGTGAGCAGGTGTGTGACAATGTTAGTGGAGCACAGATGGATGGAGAAGCGGCAAGCCAGGGATCCGGAGGCCATTTCGGGGCTACTGCAGTGCCCCAGGGGTCAGGCAGTAAGGTCTGCCAGCAAGGAAAAGCTACTTTGGCCTTGGCCACGTGGGGGCGCTCGAGGCAAGCCTCCCTGAACTTAGTCGAAAGGGGCTCCTGGACTTGCAGGGGAGATAAAGGTTTataggggcaggggctggggctgggacatTTCTCACCCATGAGACACACTTTCCAGACTCCTGTTATCTCCTCCAAGGCTGTGCGCCCATCCTGGCCAGGAGCTGGAGGGGGCCGCACATCCCTGTGGGGCTGATAATGAGGTCCAGGAATGTGGTGGTGGGTGCGACCCTGCACCAGGGGCTGAGGAAAGTCCGCTTCATGTCCGTAATCTGGGGGCGGCAGCCCCACCTCCTTAATTCAGGATGTGGCCAGAAAGCCCCGCGTGGTGCTGCCTTTTCAGCCTTTCTCACCTGCAGCTGGATGCTCCAAGGCCAGTGGATGAGGCCCTCCTCCCACAGTGCTAGGTGACTAGCGGGGCTAACGCAAGAGAGCCTCCTCCATCTTGGATTCTCATCCTCTGTGCATGTGAGGGGCAACGGAGGGGGGGTTGGTGCAATTGTCCTTgtagctgggggaggggagtgcaaAACGGAATAGATGGGCTGTGGGGGCCCAGGAAAGGCTTCCTCAGGGAATCCCATCAGTCCTGCCTGCCCTGCTGTTTGGGGTAAAGGGAATACAGGAGGCAGCTCGCTTCCTGCAGTGATAGGGAGTTTTGAGGGTCTTCCTACAGGATGCTGGGGCCACCCTGCTGTGTCTAGTCAGCGAGTGAATTCATCAAGGTACAGGATCTGGGCCTAGGATGTGGTGAGTTGCAGTGGCCAGAGGCCACAGCTGTCCTGCCCTAAGGGTGGGCCTCAGGGCAGACCGATGACTGATGGTTTGAATCCGTCACCCCAGTGTGTTGCTTTGTCCTCAGGGCTGGAGCCTTGGGAGTAAAGGGCTCCTGGCACCTCCTGTGTGTGTGGGCCTGAGGGGTGCTCCTGGCCTGGCCTTGGGGAACCTCACAGCTTCTGGACCTCCAGCTCCCTTCCTCCCAGAGCCACCATCAGAAGGCCTCCAAGAAGTCAGGCCCAGCGTTTTCTCATGATGGCTTGGCGGCAGCCACGGCTTGCTGGGGAGAGCAGACTGATTTCGCTCCAGGACTCCCTTATCTGCCAGTAAAGTAGGAGCTGGTGGGGGGCCGCCCTGCCAGGCAGAAAGCAGCAGGATGGGCTAGGCTGCTAGATGGGGCCAGATTCCTAAGGAAGAGTGCCCGGGGACACCAGCATTAGCTGGCGGTATGGAATTTTCTGCCCAGGTAGGGTCATCATTTCCTTTCTGGGTCTGAGGTAATTGTTCAGGGGGAGTTCGTGTCACATGTGAACAGGTATGGTGTAGGCTGGCCCCGGGACTCACTCCTGCTCGCTGTGCCCATGGAGGTAGGTAAGGAGCTCAGCAGCTAGCCCCTGGGTCATCCTGGCCTGCAGAGTTTTGTGGGAGTGTGTAGTTTTGGAGGCAGAACCATCCTCATGGTGGAAGCAGGGCAAGAGCTACTGCTGTTCTCTGAGCTTGGGCTGCAGCCAGGTGAGACAGATGGAGCATCAGATCAGGCCAGATTTCCAGGTAGTACTCTGCCCTTCCATGCTCCTGAACCTTTCACTCCATCAGCAAATAGCCACTAAGCAGCTTCTGTGGGCCAGGCACCCGAGAGGTCATCGTGAATAAGGTGGACACTGATCGTGCCTCAGAGGTTTGGGAAGATCCAACAAAACGTAGGAAGGATAGGAAGCGGAAATGTAAAATAGAAGGTGCCTCACAAACGAAGTCGTTGGTGTCCTGGGAAGTAGAGAGGGGCAGGGTTCTCCTTGCTCCACTCTGAACTGGGGCTGACACACCTCAGAAACTGCCAGGCCCGGGGCCACTGGGGCTCCAGCACGAGTGAGCCCTCAGCAGCAATGCCCAGTTCAGGCAGCAGAGGGCAGCAAGGGGCCTGCCTGCCTGGAAAGCGGCCTTTTAGGACAAGGTGGTGAGGGCTGGGGTTGGGGCCAGTGGCGAACAGGGGAGCACCAGCGAGTGATGGGCAATCCAGCGTTCTTGACCAGCATTCTCCTGCGGCTGCACGCAGGTGGCTCCTCTCACCCAGTGCCGCGGAGGCCTGGCTGACAGGTGCTCGGCCTCCGGACCAGGGCACCTGGCTTTGCCCATCAACTACACAGGGCACTGCTCCGCCTCTGTACCACCCCACACTCCCCTCCATCCCCCAGGGGGCTGGACCATACTTTGTGGCCCTGGTGTTGTGGGACTGGCCGCTCTGAGAAGGGACCCGtggccatttgtgtgtgtgtgtgtctgagacaAGTTGTGCAGTGCTGGTCTGAGAGGGTTTCAGCCACTGCTGCTCCTGCACAGCTCTgatccccagcccagcccactctGCCCCTCAAACTTACTCTGAGCTTTGTTGCCTCTCTTCCTGGAGGGCAGAATAGTTAGAAGTATCCCCCAGCCTGAGGCTGCCACACTGAGGTGGGTGAGACCGTCAGGTCAGGGCACCCAGGACATCCTGCTGATTGCAAGAGTTCCGAATTACTGGATTGTCCTCTCACCATGGCCTCAAAAACCAGAGCTTGTAGACACGGGGGGCTGCCGGGGGACAGGAGGGGAGGTTTGGGGAGACTTGGGAGAGTGGGGCCATGAGCTGAAACACCAAGGCCCTGGAATCCTGGAGGACACAGAGGCGGCCGCAGCTGGCTGGGCCCAGCCTTTGCAGCAGTTGCAGGAAGAAAAGTGGGTGAAGGTGACAGCAAGCGCCTGGCTTCCCAGGTAGACACTACGTGACTCCTGGCACGTTGAGAGACTGTGTGTTTCCTGGGCAACCCGCTGAGCTAGAAACAAGCAGAGGAGGACAGGAGTGTGACAGGAATGCAAGGGAGGGCGGGCGGTAGTGCTAGCTGGCTGGCCCCTCACATGACACTTCCGCACTCCACCCGCACCCTTCTGCCTGGTTGGCACTGCCCCCCTACCCCGGTGGGGGCACTGTATCTCTCTAGCATCCCTGCCAGTTTCTCCTTGctctctggggggtgggggtgggactggGGGAAGCCCCGCCAGTAAGTCTGGGCCTCCTCATCTACTGGAGGAAAGAGGTGGCCAAACCCTAGGTGGGCAGGCTGGTGAGAGGGAGGGTTAAGACCCAGCGCTTGCTGGCACACCAGGGTATGCCAAGGTGCTGGTGACAGTGAACGGAGGAGTGGTGTAAGTTGGGGGACTCCAGGATCCCATTTCTCCACGGCAGCATTTGGCTAGGCAGGCTGTAGGCTGCCCTCCCTGGGGGAGCAGAGTGAGGCAGAGCCTGACCTTTCGCAGTTCAAGGGACTCCCTGTATGACTGTGGGCTCCCAGGGTGGGGAGGGACTGTCTGCAGATGTTCTGAGCACCAGGgcgtgcgggggtggggggtgatgggGGGCCCGGGGATGCACCTTCCTGGGGTCTGTGCTGGTCAAAGGCTGAATGCAGTGTACTGGGAACACTTTGTTCCGTCACACCCCACACAACCTGTTTTTTGGAAGAAGTGACTAGGAAAGCAACAGGCTAGGGCTTTAGGAGGGCAGGTCTGGGAAGTGGAGGACTTCACGTGTCCAGACAGGAAGATTGTAGGAGCCAGGGGAAATACTCCCCTTCTCTGACCAGGAAAGCCGCCACCCCCTTCCTAGGCAGTGCCCCAGCCAGAACTTCGATAACCCAGGGCCTTTTATTCCTGCTGCTGCCTGGCCAGCACTCCGTGGGACCAGGGGAGCAGAGGCAAGCCCACACTGTGGCTCCCTTCCATCATCTCATGCATGGCTGGTGGCACCTATGCAGGCCACCGCAGTGCTGCAGTGGGCTCCAAGCCAGCCTCTCCCTGTGCAGGCCAGGGCCAGCTGACCTACATGCACCTGGGAAGCTCTGGCTTTGATCTGGGCAGGTGATGGTACCCTGAGCAGGGCTGAGCTGCTGTTAGGGCCAGGGGTTCCTGGGGGTCAGGTCTCTTGGATGCAGTGGGTGGGGACTGAGCTGTGGGGCTGCTGGGTGTGGAGTGACCAGGGTGGGCCATGGTTGGAAGAGGCCTGTGGGAAGCTGGAGTGGCAGGAGCCAAGCAGCCGGGCTGAGCTGGCAGCCGATGAAGGCCTCAGCACAGCTTTCAGTACATCACTGGCTGGTCCAACACCAAAACCTTCAAAGCATTTGCCTTTCTGGCAGGGCCTGGAGTAGAGCTgcggcagggctggggaggggcctcGGTGCACAGGGGAATAGAAGCTCCAGATCTGCATCCAGAGGCGATTTTCCCAGGCTCCTTCCTCCCACACAGCGGCTCCCTCCCTCAGTTCTGGAGATGGATCCGGCCCTTCTCGCCAAGTCCTCATGGCTGCACGACTCAGCCCGGAGCTGGGCTGCTCCTGTCTGGGGAGCAAAAACCGGGGCAAGACCCAGGATAGACAAAGGCTCATTAGCTGCAGCCCGGTTCCCCTCCTGCCAAACTTCTATGGGAGCCCCTGGTCGGGTCTAAGCCGTCTCAGAGCAGAGGCTTCTGGGACTGGGGAAGAGAGCAAAATGGCAAGTCGGGGGAAACTACTAGGGCTGAAGGTCACTGGTGAGTTCCCCTAGTAGAGGGTGAGAGGGAGCTGGAGAAAGTCTCCCCAAGCCTGGCCCCAACTCCCCTCTGCCTgtggcctcagcttcctcccccACTCAACCTTTAACTAGACTTGCTGACAGGAACAAAACGCACTGGTTTGAGTTTCACcgcttttcatttcctttgccctCCCTCTGGAAGGGGTTTTAATGAACAGTGAAATGGCTAAAAGGCAATCAGGAGGAGTCAAGTGCCGGGATAATTAAATTGTCTCCCCTTTCCCCAGTGGAGCCTTGCACCGGGGCCTGGGGCGTGTGCAGACCCAGCAGAGCGCTGGCTCCACAGCCCAGGCCTGCCTCTTCCCCAGGGTCCTGGAGCGTCCAGATGGAGAGGGGCCATGCCCTGGTGGTACTGCGCAGCCTGCTGTGGCCAGGCCTCACCTTCTACCACACTCCCCGCACCAAGAACTGTGGCTACATCTACGTGGGCACCGGTGAGAAGAACATAGACTTGCCCTTCATGCTGTAGGAAGGGCCAGCCTGGGGACTTCTTCTGTAGCGTGTCTCCattattttcatacatttccCTGAACTTGGTCTGTTTGTTTTGTCCTGAGgcttcccctcctctccacctccaCCTGGTGTCCAGGCTCTGAGGAGAGGTCTGCGGAGGAGCTGGGAGACCCGGCTCTAAAGCAAGTGGCAGAAGGTCGCAGAAGGTGATAGCCAGGGGCCCCGAGGAAGGCAGCTCTCGGTCTGAGGAGAGCCGCACACGGCCAGGCGGCCCAAATCCCCTCCTCGCAGCCCGCGGCCCACGGCTACCAGCTGTCAAAAAAGAGGATGGGAACCTGTTTGGCCCAGGAAGCCCCTCTGGTTGCATTCATGTGGCTCATCACAAGCGAGCAGTGACTCAGTGCTCAGTAACTGGCGGAAATGGACAGTGCCCCCCCATACTGCCCGAgcagtgagcacacacacacccgtGGGTGAGACATGGGCCTGGTTTATGTCATTCCTTTGGGCAAAGCTCCTGTCCCCCAGCACTGAGCACAGCCCTAGCCAGTCACGAGACCGCAGCAGCTGCCAAGGGGCCCGactgccctgcctgcccccagctcccagcGGCGCGGGCAGGCTGAGCCACTGAAGGTGGTCCCACTGACCCTCGTGCTGCTCGTGCTGGAGGATCCGGGCCACCCGGGCAGCAGGGGGTGGGAGCGCAGGAGGCCCCGCTCAGTCACTGATACAGCACCAACGGCCTTCTCGAGTAGGACACGTTGTCTTTCAGGAGGGGGGAGCCCACAGCCATGCGCACCTTGTTCCAGCGGTGGCCTTTATTGTAAATGGGCTTGACGGAGCGGCGGGACCAGCGCGTCAGGTACCTGCAGAGGGAGGACCAGGAGGTGGCTGTGGGGCCGGCACCCACACCGGAGCTGGGAGGCTGGGCACTGCCGCCTCGGGCCAAAGCTGTGGTTGTCCCACCAAACCCTTTCACTAGTGTCCCTTCCTCGAGGGGCAGCAGCGTTTCCTGCGAACGACCGCTGAGGATGCTGTAAACAGATGGGCTGGGCTCTTGCTGCAAGTGTGTGGCCAGGGTCAGGCAGCCCAGAGCCACGCGCTCCCTTGATCTTCAGGAGTCATCGTGTTTGCGCatttggtgggggaggaggtggaggagcaGCTGAGGGAAGGGCCTGGAGggagccttccctcttccccacttGGCTCACTCTGCCCCCCAGCCTTCAGGGAGCTCCCCTGGGCGGCCATAACTGATGTAGGACCCCTGCCTCTCACCCAGCCCATGATGGGAGCCAAGGGTGAGGCCCGTGGGAGCAGACCCAGGCCAGGAAGGTTCCTTCCTGTAAGTGGGAGGGGCTGGAaaaagatggctgccacccacagCCCTTTGGCCTCCTCTGGGGATGGCCAGGGCGCTGACAGTTCCCGGAAAAGTGGCTCATGCCGGCTGGGACTGGGGTTGACTCCATTCAGAACAAAATTTGGGTCCTGTCCAGAGAGGCCCACCCTTCATCCCGAAAGCTCAGCCGGGGCAAAGGCCAGGATTCTCTGCCCCCACTTAGGTTGAGACTCAACCCAGCCACCTCTGGAAACCCTCAAATgagagattttaattaaaaaaatgaacacccctagatgaaaatttttaagtaaaagtggAAAAATGATTGCTGCCTTAAGCTCCCCTGGACCTTAGTCTTCTGCTCTCAGCCCTGCGCAAAGGGAACAGCTCTGAGAGTAGAAAGCTGTGGGAGGTGCTGGCCTACACTCCAAGCGTGACGTGGGCAGAGGGGCGGCCTTTATACATCTCCTGTCAATGTCAATGCCCCCACCAGGGACCTCTGAGGAATAGGCTGGCCCCAGGGACTGCTTTTTCTATGGTTGGTGGTGCTGGGACAGCGGGAGAGTAAAGGGTAAGGCAACAAACACCTGGCCGGGCCCCTGGGCTGGCATCACCCAGACTCTAGAGGGGGTGGGTGGAGAGATGTGGTATGGAAGCAGGCTCCCCAAAAGGAGTGCTCCCTGGGATTCCAGGACCCCAGAAGATCTCGAGGCTGACCAGATCTCGAGGCCTCCAGAGCTGCTGCCCTAAAGCTGTTCTTGCCCCCCACCCTGGAGAGCCCCGGGGAAGCTGTGCTGTAGCTAACTCTGGGCCTGAGGGCTATGCCACATGGAGCAGCCAGCTGGTGGGGGAGGGCCTGGGTGGCCTCCAGCCAGCAATTTGGGAAGACTCCAGCTCAAGGAGAACCAAGGCTCCTTTCTGCGTCTCCTgaaggggcaggggaaggaagaagtgtgGCTCCTCCAGGGCCCCAGCAGAACCTGGGCCAGTGCATGGCAGCTCAAGGACCCCTGGAGAGAATCATAAAGTTCCTTGCACGGGAATCAACCTTCCTCATAGCCAAGACTGCCCCTCCCCGCCAGGGTGGCCTTTTGCAACCCAAGGGCCCCCACACATCATCAATCCTGTGTCACGTTAAAGGACACCGGATATATGGGAGGGAGCCTGGCCTCACTTCAAAGGCCTGAGGGCAGGATGGATTGTGTCCTTAGGGCCTGCTGCTGTCTCTTAACaagtcagggggtggggggaggctcaACCCCCAAATGGTCCATAGCACACTTGGGAAAGACAGGAAGAGGTTAATAGGTCCTGTTCCCCCAGGGCTGCTGGCAGATGGCCCAGCTAGCACCGCAGGAAGTGCAGGTGGACATGCGCCTGGGGCCAGGCTGCTGGCGAGCCGTCAATGAAGCCCCAGCTCTGGCCGGCACCCTGAGCCCAGCAGCCCGTGGCTGGTTTCTTCCTGGCCTCCCACCCCCATGCCTGGGTTCTGCTGGCAATCAGACTAGGAGGTTTGTGGGGGTCGGGTGGGGTAAGTCTCACTTCACTTCAACCATTTTTGGTCCCATATAGAGGGTAGTTTCAGTGACAGCTGGGCAGGCTGAAAGAGGGGAGCAGTCATTGATGGGGAGAACAAGAAATACCAAAACCAGTTTTACAGATCTGGCTCTACTCTCAACAAGAGGGCATCACTGACCCAGGAGTATGTGCATGTGGTCATGTCAGAGATGGGGGGGAAGGAACAGACCATAGGCTGGCTGTGAGCGCCACAGGAATCTGCTCCTACATGCGGGGCCACCCTGCTGAGGACGAAAGGCAGACTGACTGATTCCTGGACCTGGGggctttcctctcctctcctctccaactTCAGCACCTTGGGGGTCACCGTGTGCAGCTGTGCAGGTTGGTAACTGCATAACTCTAGAAAGCACCATTCACAATCTAGTCTACGTGGTTACTGCCTTGAAGTTTTGCCGGGTACGACTTACACAGCTGTATACAGTGGCCCTGCCCCAAAGGGCCCGCCCAGTTTTAAGGCCTCATTTTGCCCTTTAATAACCCCAGTGCTGGGATACTAAAAGTTTGTAAAGTGCTCTGACATTCCCATAGCAACCCGGTATGATGTCATCAACAGGGGATTAGCACATTCTACTGCCCAAGCAGCAGAACTTCTCAGCCTTCTTGCCCCTGTGCTAAGTCCCTGccggggagggaagaagaaagaggccgAAGCCAGCAGGGGAGGTGGGGCTGACGGGGGTGTGTGCTCATGCTGGACGGGATGGGACAGCCAAGGAGCAGCTCACGTCCCTGGGCTGTGGCATGAGTTTCCATGAATGGCTTCCCCAGCAGGACACAGTGGAAACGGCATGCAGAATGCTCAGGGTGTGGGCACCCAGGTGTGCTTACCGGTTGAGCTGGGGTTTGCTCTTTGGAACAAATCCTTCAGGAAGCCGAGGCCTGTGATTTGGCAACAGACCTGAGTGGAGGGAAGAGCATATAAGGGGATGGTCTCTGCAGTTCTTGGGGGCCATACGGAAAGCCCAAGGGGGTGGAAGGTTGGCACTGGGGGCGTATAATGAAGACTCTGGATGTCCGTTTCTCTTCCAGGAGGGGCTACAACATGGGGTAGCTGGCAGGGCAACGGGGGAGGGTGGGGAATGGCGCCTGCAGCCCTCTGGCCCCTCTTAGCCCCGAGGGGAACTTCTACCTGCTCGGTGGGCCATCTTCACACACTCCTCAATCTTGAGGTGCTCTTCCTGGCACAGGCCTGTGACCCTGCGGGGCAGCATGCCACCGTGAGGCCGGAGGAACTGACTGAGCAGCAGGACGTCCTAGTGGAAATGGAAAACAGGAGAAGGG of Rhinolophus sinicus isolate RSC01 linkage group LG05, ASM3656204v1, whole genome shotgun sequence contains these proteins:
- the MRPS18A gene encoding large ribosomal subunit protein mL66 isoform X1 — translated: MAALNVLVTGCGRLVRGLLAGPAATSCARPLARGFREVVAIQEGKTTIIEGRITGTPLESPNPPNPSGQCPICRWNLKHKYGYEDVLLLSQFLRPHGGMLPRRVTGLCQEEHLKIEECVKMAHRAGLLPNHRPRLPEGFVPKSKPQLNRYLTRWSRRSVKPIYNKGHRWNKVRMAVGSPLLKDNVSYSRRPLVLYQ
- the MRPS18A gene encoding large ribosomal subunit protein mL66 isoform X2 — protein: MGQYSQLLVTCKLVGLWPYLEPQLKMGRRTPHLPDHHGHSSYQPFPGSKTWLCLPSRRNPIPSEDVLLLSQFLRPHGGMLPRRVTGLCQEEHLKIEECVKMAHRAGLLPNHRPRLPEGFVPKSKPQLNRYLTRWSRRSVKPIYNKGHRWNKVRMAVGSPLLKDNVSYSRRPLVLYQ